A region from the Oncorhynchus clarkii lewisi isolate Uvic-CL-2024 chromosome 8, UVic_Ocla_1.0, whole genome shotgun sequence genome encodes:
- the LOC139415190 gene encoding RAC-alpha serine/threonine-protein kinase isoform X2 codes for MGEVVIVKEGWLHKRGEYIKTWRPRYFLLKSDGTFIGYKERPQDIDQLETPLNNFSVAQCQLMKTERPKPNTFIIRCLQWTTVIERTFHVDSPEEREQWTKAIQEVADGLQKQEEERMDSSPDPMDMEMYLTKPKLKVTMPDFEYLKLLGKGTFGKVILVKEKATGKYYAMKILKKEVIVAKDEVAHTLTENRVLQNSKHPFLTGLKYSFQTPDRLCFVMEYANGGELFFHLSRDRVFSEERARFYGAEIVSALDYLHSEKNVVYRDLKLENLMLDKDGHIKITDFGLCKEGIKDGATMKTFCGTPEYLAPEVLEDNDYGRAVDWWGLGVVMYEMMCGRLPFYNQDHEKLFELILMEEIRFPRTLGPEGKSLLSGLLKKDPKQRLGGGPDDAKEIMQHKFFAGIEWQDVYEKKLVPPFKPQVTSETDTRYFDVEFTGQTITITPPGQNDSMESFDSDRRPHFPQFSYSASGTA; via the exons GAGAGTACATAAAGACTTGGAGACCCAGGTATTTCTTGCTGAAGAGCGACGGTACGTTCATTGGCTACAAGGAGCGACCGCAAGACATCGACCAACTGGAGACGCCACTCAATAACTTCTCAGTAGCAC AATGTCAGCTGATGAAAACAGAGCGTCCTAAGCCCAACACATTCATCATCCGCTGCCTGCAGTGGACCACTGTCATAGAGCGCACCTTCCACGTGGATAGCCCCGAGGAGAG GGAGCAGTGGACGAAGGCCATCCAGGAGGTGGCTGATGGGCTgcagaaacaggaggaggagaggatggactcCTCGCCAGACCCCATGGACATGGAGATGTACCTCACCAAACCAAAACTTAAAGTG ACTATGCCCGACTTTGAATACCTCAAGCTCTTGGGAAAAGGCACTTTTGGGAAGGTTATCCTGGTGAAGGAAAAAGCCACAGGAAAATACTACGCTATGAAAATCCTCAAGAAAGAAGTGATTGTGGCGAAA GATGAAGTAGCTCACACGCTCACTGAAAACAGAGTACTGCAGAACTCCAAACACCCCTTCTTAACG GGTTTGAAGTACTCCTTCCAGACGCCTGACCGCTTGTGTTTCGTCATGGAGTATGCCAATGGAGGAGAG CTGTTCTTTCACCTATCACGAGACCGTGTGTTCTCCGAGGAGAGGGCCCGGTTCTACGGAGCGGAGATCGTGTCGGCGCTGGACTACCTCCACTCGGAGAAGAACGTGGTTTACAGGGACCTGAAG ctggaaaaCCTGATGCTGGACAAAGACGGCCACATCAAGATCACAGACTTTGGCCTGTGTAAGGAGGGCATCAAGGACGGGGCCACCATGAAGACCTTCTGTGGGACGCCAGAGTACCTGGCCCCCGAG GTGCTGGAGGACAATGACTACGGTCGTGCTGTGGACTGGTGGGGTCTGGGTGTGGTCATGTATGAGATGATGTGCGGTCGGCTGCCCTTCTACAACCAGGACCATGAGAAGCTGTTTGAGCTGATCCTGATGGAGGAGATCCGCTTCCCTAGAACCCTGGGGCCCGAAGGAAAGTCCCTGCTCTCTGGCCTGCTCAAGAAGGACCCCAAGCAGAG gtTAGGTGGAGGGCCTGATGACGCCAAGGAGATAATGCAGCACAAGTTCTTCGCTGGGATCGAGTGGCAAGACGTGTATGAGAAGAAG CTGGTCCCACCCTTCAAGCCCCAGGTCACCTCGGAAACAGACACCCGCTATTTTGATGTGGAGTTCACCGGGCAGACCATCACCATCACGCCTCCAGGACAAA
- the LOC139415190 gene encoding RAC-alpha serine/threonine-protein kinase isoform X1 has product MGEVVIVKEGWLHKRGEYIKTWRPRYFLLKSDGTFIGYKERPQDIDQLETPLNNFSVAPECQLMKTERPKPNTFIIRCLQWTTVIERTFHVDSPEEREQWTKAIQEVADGLQKQEEERMDSSPDPMDMEMYLTKPKLKVTMPDFEYLKLLGKGTFGKVILVKEKATGKYYAMKILKKEVIVAKDEVAHTLTENRVLQNSKHPFLTGLKYSFQTPDRLCFVMEYANGGELFFHLSRDRVFSEERARFYGAEIVSALDYLHSEKNVVYRDLKLENLMLDKDGHIKITDFGLCKEGIKDGATMKTFCGTPEYLAPEVLEDNDYGRAVDWWGLGVVMYEMMCGRLPFYNQDHEKLFELILMEEIRFPRTLGPEGKSLLSGLLKKDPKQRLGGGPDDAKEIMQHKFFAGIEWQDVYEKKLVPPFKPQVTSETDTRYFDVEFTGQTITITPPGQNDSMESFDSDRRPHFPQFSYSASGTA; this is encoded by the exons GAGAGTACATAAAGACTTGGAGACCCAGGTATTTCTTGCTGAAGAGCGACGGTACGTTCATTGGCTACAAGGAGCGACCGCAAGACATCGACCAACTGGAGACGCCACTCAATAACTTCTCAGTAGCAC CAGAATGTCAGCTGATGAAAACAGAGCGTCCTAAGCCCAACACATTCATCATCCGCTGCCTGCAGTGGACCACTGTCATAGAGCGCACCTTCCACGTGGATAGCCCCGAGGAGAG GGAGCAGTGGACGAAGGCCATCCAGGAGGTGGCTGATGGGCTgcagaaacaggaggaggagaggatggactcCTCGCCAGACCCCATGGACATGGAGATGTACCTCACCAAACCAAAACTTAAAGTG ACTATGCCCGACTTTGAATACCTCAAGCTCTTGGGAAAAGGCACTTTTGGGAAGGTTATCCTGGTGAAGGAAAAAGCCACAGGAAAATACTACGCTATGAAAATCCTCAAGAAAGAAGTGATTGTGGCGAAA GATGAAGTAGCTCACACGCTCACTGAAAACAGAGTACTGCAGAACTCCAAACACCCCTTCTTAACG GGTTTGAAGTACTCCTTCCAGACGCCTGACCGCTTGTGTTTCGTCATGGAGTATGCCAATGGAGGAGAG CTGTTCTTTCACCTATCACGAGACCGTGTGTTCTCCGAGGAGAGGGCCCGGTTCTACGGAGCGGAGATCGTGTCGGCGCTGGACTACCTCCACTCGGAGAAGAACGTGGTTTACAGGGACCTGAAG ctggaaaaCCTGATGCTGGACAAAGACGGCCACATCAAGATCACAGACTTTGGCCTGTGTAAGGAGGGCATCAAGGACGGGGCCACCATGAAGACCTTCTGTGGGACGCCAGAGTACCTGGCCCCCGAG GTGCTGGAGGACAATGACTACGGTCGTGCTGTGGACTGGTGGGGTCTGGGTGTGGTCATGTATGAGATGATGTGCGGTCGGCTGCCCTTCTACAACCAGGACCATGAGAAGCTGTTTGAGCTGATCCTGATGGAGGAGATCCGCTTCCCTAGAACCCTGGGGCCCGAAGGAAAGTCCCTGCTCTCTGGCCTGCTCAAGAAGGACCCCAAGCAGAG gtTAGGTGGAGGGCCTGATGACGCCAAGGAGATAATGCAGCACAAGTTCTTCGCTGGGATCGAGTGGCAAGACGTGTATGAGAAGAAG CTGGTCCCACCCTTCAAGCCCCAGGTCACCTCGGAAACAGACACCCGCTATTTTGATGTGGAGTTCACCGGGCAGACCATCACCATCACGCCTCCAGGACAAA
- the LOC139415190 gene encoding RAC-alpha serine/threonine-protein kinase isoform X4 yields MGEVVIVKEGWLHKRGEYIKTWRPRYFLLKSDGTFIGYKERPQDIDQLETPLNNFSVAPECQLMKTERPKPNTFIIRCLQWTTVIERTFHVDSPEEREQWTKAIQEVADGLQKQEEERMDSSPDPMDMEMYLTKPKLKVTMPDFEYLKLLGKGTFGKVILVKEKATGKYYAMKILKKEVIVAKDEVAHTLTENRVLQNSKHPFLTGLKYSFQTPDRLCFVMEYANGGELFFHLSRDRVFSEERARFYGAEIVSALDYLHSEKNVVYRDLKLENLMLDKDGHIKITDFGLCKEGIKDGATMKTFCGTPEYLAPEVLEDNDYGRAVDWWGLGVVMYEMMCGRLPFYNQDHEKLFELILMEEIRFPRTLGPEGKSLLSGLLKKDPKQRNQIRRAK; encoded by the exons GAGAGTACATAAAGACTTGGAGACCCAGGTATTTCTTGCTGAAGAGCGACGGTACGTTCATTGGCTACAAGGAGCGACCGCAAGACATCGACCAACTGGAGACGCCACTCAATAACTTCTCAGTAGCAC CAGAATGTCAGCTGATGAAAACAGAGCGTCCTAAGCCCAACACATTCATCATCCGCTGCCTGCAGTGGACCACTGTCATAGAGCGCACCTTCCACGTGGATAGCCCCGAGGAGAG GGAGCAGTGGACGAAGGCCATCCAGGAGGTGGCTGATGGGCTgcagaaacaggaggaggagaggatggactcCTCGCCAGACCCCATGGACATGGAGATGTACCTCACCAAACCAAAACTTAAAGTG ACTATGCCCGACTTTGAATACCTCAAGCTCTTGGGAAAAGGCACTTTTGGGAAGGTTATCCTGGTGAAGGAAAAAGCCACAGGAAAATACTACGCTATGAAAATCCTCAAGAAAGAAGTGATTGTGGCGAAA GATGAAGTAGCTCACACGCTCACTGAAAACAGAGTACTGCAGAACTCCAAACACCCCTTCTTAACG GGTTTGAAGTACTCCTTCCAGACGCCTGACCGCTTGTGTTTCGTCATGGAGTATGCCAATGGAGGAGAG CTGTTCTTTCACCTATCACGAGACCGTGTGTTCTCCGAGGAGAGGGCCCGGTTCTACGGAGCGGAGATCGTGTCGGCGCTGGACTACCTCCACTCGGAGAAGAACGTGGTTTACAGGGACCTGAAG ctggaaaaCCTGATGCTGGACAAAGACGGCCACATCAAGATCACAGACTTTGGCCTGTGTAAGGAGGGCATCAAGGACGGGGCCACCATGAAGACCTTCTGTGGGACGCCAGAGTACCTGGCCCCCGAG GTGCTGGAGGACAATGACTACGGTCGTGCTGTGGACTGGTGGGGTCTGGGTGTGGTCATGTATGAGATGATGTGCGGTCGGCTGCCCTTCTACAACCAGGACCATGAGAAGCTGTTTGAGCTGATCCTGATGGAGGAGATCCGCTTCCCTAGAACCCTGGGGCCCGAAGGAAAGTCCCTGCTCTCTGGCCTGCTCAAGAAGGACCCCAAGCAGAG AAACCAAATAAGGAGAGCCAAATAA
- the LOC139415190 gene encoding RAC-alpha serine/threonine-protein kinase isoform X3, protein MKTERPKPNTFIIRCLQWTTVIERTFHVDSPEEREQWTKAIQEVADGLQKQEEERMDSSPDPMDMEMYLTKPKLKVTMPDFEYLKLLGKGTFGKVILVKEKATGKYYAMKILKKEVIVAKDEVAHTLTENRVLQNSKHPFLTGLKYSFQTPDRLCFVMEYANGGELFFHLSRDRVFSEERARFYGAEIVSALDYLHSEKNVVYRDLKLENLMLDKDGHIKITDFGLCKEGIKDGATMKTFCGTPEYLAPEVLEDNDYGRAVDWWGLGVVMYEMMCGRLPFYNQDHEKLFELILMEEIRFPRTLGPEGKSLLSGLLKKDPKQRLGGGPDDAKEIMQHKFFAGIEWQDVYEKKLVPPFKPQVTSETDTRYFDVEFTGQTITITPPGQNDSMESFDSDRRPHFPQFSYSASGTA, encoded by the exons ATGAAAACAGAGCGTCCTAAGCCCAACACATTCATCATCCGCTGCCTGCAGTGGACCACTGTCATAGAGCGCACCTTCCACGTGGATAGCCCCGAGGAGAG GGAGCAGTGGACGAAGGCCATCCAGGAGGTGGCTGATGGGCTgcagaaacaggaggaggagaggatggactcCTCGCCAGACCCCATGGACATGGAGATGTACCTCACCAAACCAAAACTTAAAGTG ACTATGCCCGACTTTGAATACCTCAAGCTCTTGGGAAAAGGCACTTTTGGGAAGGTTATCCTGGTGAAGGAAAAAGCCACAGGAAAATACTACGCTATGAAAATCCTCAAGAAAGAAGTGATTGTGGCGAAA GATGAAGTAGCTCACACGCTCACTGAAAACAGAGTACTGCAGAACTCCAAACACCCCTTCTTAACG GGTTTGAAGTACTCCTTCCAGACGCCTGACCGCTTGTGTTTCGTCATGGAGTATGCCAATGGAGGAGAG CTGTTCTTTCACCTATCACGAGACCGTGTGTTCTCCGAGGAGAGGGCCCGGTTCTACGGAGCGGAGATCGTGTCGGCGCTGGACTACCTCCACTCGGAGAAGAACGTGGTTTACAGGGACCTGAAG ctggaaaaCCTGATGCTGGACAAAGACGGCCACATCAAGATCACAGACTTTGGCCTGTGTAAGGAGGGCATCAAGGACGGGGCCACCATGAAGACCTTCTGTGGGACGCCAGAGTACCTGGCCCCCGAG GTGCTGGAGGACAATGACTACGGTCGTGCTGTGGACTGGTGGGGTCTGGGTGTGGTCATGTATGAGATGATGTGCGGTCGGCTGCCCTTCTACAACCAGGACCATGAGAAGCTGTTTGAGCTGATCCTGATGGAGGAGATCCGCTTCCCTAGAACCCTGGGGCCCGAAGGAAAGTCCCTGCTCTCTGGCCTGCTCAAGAAGGACCCCAAGCAGAG gtTAGGTGGAGGGCCTGATGACGCCAAGGAGATAATGCAGCACAAGTTCTTCGCTGGGATCGAGTGGCAAGACGTGTATGAGAAGAAG CTGGTCCCACCCTTCAAGCCCCAGGTCACCTCGGAAACAGACACCCGCTATTTTGATGTGGAGTTCACCGGGCAGACCATCACCATCACGCCTCCAGGACAAA